From one Streptomyces sp. R41 genomic stretch:
- a CDS encoding alpha/beta hydrolase family protein — MIRVPRIGIAAAALLAVVAGSPGLAHAQPVAVGSAPSAPVADSGGELPAGWQITGEGAARQLVWRSDDPVPVSDSGVKFYAGDRFLGRPIGAHDGRTFRLALHGARLGKLSDLQARTGQRRLDAAGADEDRPSRRPRVAAKPPTRLPANAVDPGKPGSYRTVTGEYALNSVRLPGFSAPVEMRAVVVAPADAPGHRPLALFLHGRHATCFTGHGDDVTGEWPCPTGSKPIPSYRGYLRDQKLLASQGYVTVSISANGINGQDYAAEDGGAQARSSLVRQHLARWADWTAHPASAPRIVRASAPADLSRVLLVGHSRGGEGVNRAAMDSLYAPPADQDGYRGPVRWHIRGTVLIGPTIFGQNPTPDVPSMTILPGCDGDVSDLQGEMYVDGTRGVSRGAALHSGVYMVGANHNFFNSEWTPGQAQAPAEDDFWAGDQPDQVCSPGTATRLTARQQQAAGATYIAAAARVFVADDDRARPLLDGSNRRAPSADPARVLTHAVGARRTPAFLPDGSVAVDGGRLCAEVDTDTAAACLSPDAGGVSPHFAQWETSKEPGRRAVALRWTAPGSAVRVRPTRAVSVDGAEALALRVIVPPNTKDTRLDVILADASGRRATLGRVHLDGLPGTERTASFWGQEVRVPLTAAARAGLDLHRVTALELIPRSRSGQAWLMDAWGWGPGMATVRPAVLPRVDIGRLTVKEGDSGVRTYHVPVRVSGHGSGTVRLFVADPASDQATAREVTVRPGSQGIDVPVQVRGNTRFGYDVSHDVFVKAVHGAVVGAHRGGVTVQNDDPMPTIKVTPVADQVTEGQSLTWRMSLSAVADTDIQGYFGVLPVTGGTELSTTDVDPQWLLENSGESPQPSRPLSAVQGLSLYATVPAGQSSAEVAIPTVADTLTEPEEAVRLQETVYDDSGEPHDGPVFTGKVRDAS, encoded by the coding sequence TTGATCCGAGTCCCACGAATAGGGATCGCCGCCGCTGCGTTGCTCGCGGTGGTCGCAGGATCGCCAGGGTTGGCCCATGCTCAGCCGGTGGCTGTCGGCTCGGCGCCGTCCGCGCCGGTCGCGGATTCCGGCGGAGAGCTTCCGGCGGGCTGGCAGATCACCGGCGAGGGGGCGGCGAGACAACTGGTCTGGCGCTCGGACGATCCCGTGCCCGTGAGTGACTCCGGCGTCAAGTTCTACGCCGGAGACCGGTTCCTCGGCCGACCGATCGGCGCGCACGACGGTCGTACGTTCCGACTCGCGCTGCACGGTGCACGGCTCGGGAAGTTGTCCGACCTGCAGGCCCGGACCGGTCAACGCCGTCTGGACGCTGCGGGAGCCGACGAGGACCGGCCGAGCCGACGACCGAGGGTCGCGGCCAAGCCGCCAACCCGGCTTCCGGCCAACGCGGTTGACCCCGGAAAGCCCGGTTCGTATCGGACGGTCACCGGCGAGTACGCGCTCAACTCGGTCCGGCTGCCCGGGTTCTCCGCACCCGTGGAGATGCGCGCGGTCGTGGTCGCGCCCGCCGACGCCCCAGGGCACCGCCCGCTGGCACTGTTCCTGCACGGCCGTCACGCCACCTGCTTCACGGGCCACGGCGACGACGTGACCGGTGAGTGGCCCTGCCCCACCGGTTCGAAGCCGATCCCCAGTTACCGGGGCTATCTGCGCGACCAGAAACTGCTGGCCTCGCAGGGATACGTGACGGTGTCCATCTCCGCCAACGGCATCAACGGCCAGGACTACGCCGCGGAGGACGGCGGTGCACAGGCCCGATCGTCGTTGGTGCGACAGCACCTGGCCCGCTGGGCGGACTGGACCGCGCACCCGGCCTCGGCACCCCGGATCGTACGGGCCTCGGCTCCTGCCGATCTGTCGCGCGTCCTGCTCGTCGGCCACTCCCGAGGCGGCGAGGGCGTGAACCGGGCCGCCATGGACAGCCTGTACGCCCCGCCGGCCGACCAGGACGGCTACCGGGGTCCGGTGCGCTGGCACATCCGCGGCACCGTCCTCATCGGCCCGACCATCTTCGGGCAGAACCCGACCCCCGACGTACCGTCGATGACGATCCTGCCCGGCTGCGACGGCGATGTGTCCGATCTGCAGGGCGAGATGTACGTGGACGGCACGCGCGGTGTCAGCCGCGGCGCCGCCCTGCACAGCGGCGTCTACATGGTCGGCGCCAACCACAACTTCTTCAACAGCGAGTGGACACCGGGACAGGCCCAGGCACCGGCGGAGGACGACTTCTGGGCCGGGGACCAGCCGGACCAGGTGTGCTCGCCGGGCACCGCGACCAGGCTGACGGCCCGTCAGCAGCAGGCCGCCGGTGCGACGTACATCGCCGCCGCGGCGCGGGTGTTCGTCGCGGACGACGACCGGGCGCGTCCGCTGCTGGACGGCTCGAACCGGCGCGCGCCCTCGGCCGACCCCGCGCGGGTGCTCACACACGCGGTGGGCGCACGCCGTACGCCGGCGTTCCTGCCGGACGGCTCGGTCGCCGTGGACGGCGGCCGACTGTGCGCGGAGGTGGACACCGACACGGCCGCCGCCTGCCTGAGCCCCGACGCGGGAGGCGTCTCGCCGCACTTCGCCCAGTGGGAGACCTCGAAGGAGCCGGGCCGACGCGCCGTCGCGCTGCGCTGGACGGCTCCCGGCTCCGCGGTGCGCGTCCGGCCGACGCGGGCCGTCTCCGTCGACGGAGCCGAGGCCCTGGCATTGCGCGTGATCGTGCCGCCGAACACCAAGGACACCCGGCTCGACGTGATCCTCGCCGACGCCTCCGGCCGCCGGGCCACCCTGGGGCGCGTCCACCTCGACGGTCTGCCCGGAACCGAGCGCACCGCCTCCTTCTGGGGGCAGGAGGTCCGCGTACCGCTGACCGCCGCCGCCCGCGCCGGACTCGACCTGCACCGAGTGACGGCCCTGGAGCTGATCCCGCGCAGCCGGTCCGGACAGGCCTGGCTGATGGACGCCTGGGGCTGGGGCCCCGGCATGGCGACGGTCCGGCCCGCCGTACTGCCCCGTGTCGACATCGGCCGGCTGACCGTCAAGGAGGGCGACTCAGGAGTCCGTACCTACCACGTCCCGGTGCGGGTCTCCGGGCACGGCAGCGGCACCGTCCGCCTCTTCGTCGCCGATCCGGCGTCGGACCAGGCCACGGCCCGCGAGGTGACGGTGCGGCCCGGGAGCCAGGGCATCGACGTACCGGTCCAGGTGCGGGGCAACACCCGTTTCGGATACGACGTGTCGCACGACGTCTTCGTGAAGGCGGTCCACGGTGCGGTGGTCGGCGCGCATCGTGGCGGCGTCACCGTTCAAAACGACGACCCGATGCCCACCATCAAGGTGACGCCGGTCGCCGACCAGGTCACCGAAGGCCAGAGCCTGACCTGGCGGATGTCCCTGTCCGCGGTGGCCGACACGGACATCCAGGGCTACTTCGGCGTCCTGCCGGTCACCGGCGGTACCGAACTGTCCACCACGGATGTCGACCCCCAGTGGCTGCTGGAGAACTCCGGCGAGTCGCCGCAGCCGTCGCGGCCGCTGTCGGCGGTGCAAGGACTCTCCCTCTACGCCACCGTCCCCGCCGGACAGTCGAGCGCCGAGGTGGCCATCCCCACCGTCGCGGACACCCTGACCGAGCCGGAGGAGGCGGTGCGTCTCCAGGAGACCGTCTACGACGACTCCGGTGAGCCGCACGACGGGCCCGTGTTCACCGGAAAGGTGCGCGACGCTTCGTAG
- the sthA gene encoding Si-specific NAD(P)(+) transhydrogenase gives MPDFDMLVIGSGPGGQKAAIAAAKLGRRVAVIDRPDMVGGVSIHTGTIPSKTLREAVLYLTGLTQRDLYGQSYRLKEDITVADLTARTEHVVGREVDVIRSQLSRNHVSLFAGTGRFVDDHTIALREVNGDERQLSAEHIVIATGTRPARPATVEFDERTIMDSDNVLNLEQVPRSMVIVGAGVIGMEYASMFAALGSKITVVEKRPGMLDFCDVEVIESLKYHLRDLAVTFRFGETVAAVERHPRGTLTVLESGKKIPADAVMYSAGRQGLTDELDLDKAGLSADRRGRITVDEHYRTEVPHIYAVGDVIGFPALAATSMEQGRTAAYHACGEPVNRMHDLQPIGIYTIPEISFIGRTEDQLTEECVPFEVGISRYRELARGQIIGDSHGMLKLLVSPEDRKLLGVHCFGTGATELIHIGQSVMGCGGTVDYLVDAVFNYPTLAESYKVAALDATNKIRQIDRLRD, from the coding sequence GTGCCCGACTTCGACATGCTCGTCATCGGATCCGGCCCGGGCGGCCAGAAGGCCGCCATCGCCGCGGCCAAGCTCGGCCGTCGGGTCGCTGTCATCGACCGCCCCGACATGGTCGGCGGGGTCTCCATCCACACAGGGACCATCCCTTCCAAGACCCTGCGTGAGGCGGTCCTGTATCTCACGGGTCTCACCCAACGGGATCTGTACGGCCAGAGTTACCGCCTCAAGGAGGACATCACCGTCGCCGATCTGACCGCGCGCACCGAGCACGTGGTCGGCCGCGAGGTCGATGTCATCCGCAGCCAGCTGTCACGCAATCACGTCTCCCTCTTCGCGGGCACCGGCCGCTTCGTGGACGATCACACGATCGCCCTGCGCGAAGTGAACGGCGACGAAAGGCAGTTGAGTGCCGAGCACATCGTCATCGCCACCGGCACCCGGCCGGCCAGGCCCGCGACCGTCGAGTTCGACGAGCGGACGATCATGGACTCGGACAACGTACTGAACCTGGAGCAGGTGCCACGCTCCATGGTCATCGTCGGGGCCGGCGTGATCGGCATGGAGTACGCCTCCATGTTCGCCGCCCTCGGCAGCAAGATCACGGTGGTCGAGAAGCGGCCCGGGATGCTCGACTTCTGCGATGTCGAGGTGATCGAGTCGCTGAAGTACCACCTGCGGGACCTGGCCGTCACCTTCCGGTTCGGCGAGACCGTCGCCGCGGTCGAACGGCATCCCCGAGGCACGCTCACCGTCCTGGAGAGCGGTAAGAAGATCCCCGCGGACGCCGTGATGTACTCGGCGGGCCGGCAGGGTCTCACCGACGAACTCGACCTGGACAAGGCGGGCTTGTCCGCCGACCGGCGTGGCCGCATCACGGTCGACGAGCACTACCGCACCGAGGTGCCGCACATCTATGCCGTCGGCGACGTCATCGGCTTCCCCGCGCTGGCGGCGACGTCGATGGAGCAGGGCCGCACGGCGGCTTATCATGCCTGCGGCGAGCCGGTGAACCGGATGCACGACCTGCAGCCGATCGGCATCTACACCATCCCGGAGATCAGCTTCATCGGGCGGACCGAGGATCAACTCACCGAAGAATGCGTGCCGTTCGAGGTCGGCATCTCCCGCTATCGCGAACTGGCCCGGGGCCAGATCATCGGCGACTCGCACGGCATGCTCAAGCTGCTGGTCTCGCCGGAGGACCGCAAACTGCTCGGCGTCCACTGCTTCGGTACCGGCGCCACCGAACTCATCCACATCGGCCAGTCCGTCATGGGCTGCGGTGGCACGGTCGACTACCTGGTCGATGCGGTGTTCAACTACCCCACGCTCGCGGAGTCCTACAAAGTCGCCGCCCTCGACGCGACCAACAAAATCCGCCAAATCGATCGCCTCAGGGACTGA
- a CDS encoding CsbD family protein — protein sequence MAKVNPKVQQIRGKMKETLGKAMGDTSMQRAGRGDQLRAKAHKMTDKAAAQLRKRTGH from the coding sequence ATGGCCAAGGTCAATCCGAAGGTGCAGCAGATCAGGGGCAAGATGAAGGAGACCCTCGGCAAGGCCATGGGCGACACGTCCATGCAGCGGGCCGGCCGTGGAGACCAGCTGCGCGCCAAGGCACACAAGATGACCGACAAGGCCGCCGCCCAGCTCCGCAAGCGGACCGGGCACTGA
- a CDS encoding LLM class flavin-dependent oxidoreductase → MPLPSDPLRKLGFLTIGLFDQENPGRGHESTLEIIELGERLGFDSAWVRHRHLQYGISSPVAILAAASQRTSLIELGTAVIPVGWENPLRLAEDLATVDVLSSGRLNPGVSVGPPMHYEQVRHALYPDTADAENFGYERVERLLDFVRGKAATDFSGTEGFEVFSDRVQPHSPGLGRRMWYGGGSLRSAQWAGEHGMNFLTSSVVKAEESEDFAEVQLSHVRTFRAHHPDGDRARVSQGLVVIPTDSASPEQRAKYEEFARKRMPRTATPQGPARMMFAPDLVGTSDQIAEQLYSHVAFREIDEVAFALPFTFDHADYVQILTDIATRLGPALGWRPVA, encoded by the coding sequence GTGCCACTGCCCTCGGACCCCCTGCGGAAGCTGGGATTCCTGACCATCGGGCTGTTCGACCAGGAGAACCCCGGCCGCGGCCACGAATCGACACTCGAGATCATCGAGTTGGGTGAACGGCTGGGATTCGACAGCGCGTGGGTGCGCCACCGTCATCTCCAGTACGGCATCTCGTCCCCCGTGGCCATCCTGGCGGCGGCCTCACAGCGCACCAGCCTTATCGAACTGGGCACCGCGGTCATCCCGGTCGGATGGGAGAACCCGCTGCGGCTCGCCGAAGACCTGGCAACCGTCGACGTCCTGTCCTCGGGCCGCCTCAATCCGGGTGTCAGCGTCGGCCCACCGATGCACTACGAGCAGGTCAGACACGCGCTCTATCCCGACACCGCCGACGCCGAGAACTTCGGCTATGAGCGCGTGGAACGGCTGTTGGACTTCGTACGCGGCAAAGCGGCCACCGACTTCAGCGGGACCGAGGGCTTCGAGGTGTTCTCCGACCGCGTCCAGCCGCACTCCCCCGGCCTGGGCCGCCGCATGTGGTACGGCGGCGGAAGCCTGCGGTCGGCACAGTGGGCCGGGGAGCACGGGATGAACTTCTTGACCAGCAGCGTCGTGAAGGCGGAGGAGTCCGAGGACTTCGCGGAGGTCCAGCTCTCTCACGTACGGACCTTTCGCGCTCACCATCCCGACGGTGATCGCGCCCGCGTCTCCCAGGGACTCGTCGTGATCCCCACGGACAGTGCCTCGCCCGAGCAGCGCGCGAAGTACGAGGAGTTCGCCCGCAAACGGATGCCGCGTACCGCCACGCCGCAGGGGCCGGCGCGCATGATGTTCGCGCCCGATCTCGTCGGCACCTCGGACCAGATCGCAGAACAGCTCTACTCCCACGTGGCGTTCCGGGAAATCGACGAGGTCGCGTTCGCACTCCCCTTCACCTTCGACCACGCCGACTACGTCCAGATCCTCACCGACATCGCCACCCGGCTCGGCCCGGCACTGGGCTGGCGCCCGGTGGCATGA
- a CDS encoding long-chain fatty acid--CoA ligase, producing the protein MHQSEPSPPATALMQGGLADSLFDAARHTPGLPQIARRPDASTTAWTPVTAAELWGEAVDLARGLVTSGIRPGDRVAIMARTRYEWTVLCYALWAVGAEIVPIYPTSSHEQVAWILKDAHCVAVVVEDEQGVMTVGSACAALPFLRHVWQLDTGALAHLVERGRAIPATTVDSLRRIVLPDSTAVIAYTSGTTGPPRGCALTHRSLASPCDTYLEGWRHTAAPPGEQPAILAFLPFSHVYGLMIQGLCLRGGILMGHEPDLREEALSAALLSFRPTFLYAVPFVFEKIYKNFLRTAQQTGRGALFERAVRTAQDFALAEERRRLGRGPGPGFDLRLQHSLYEKTVYKKLRGALGGRVCGAVSGGSPLNRELTLFYAGIGILVHDGYGLTETSGGITAQPVGREKFGTVGRALPGTDIHVADDGEIFVSGPSVFQGYINDAQATQASFLDGWLATGDIGRLDSEGYLTITGRKKDIIITSGGKSVAPAALEERLRVHPLIHQAVVVGDNRPCVGALITLDPEFVAHWRASRAKGETPVRDAREENELREEVRRAVAAANSSVSRSESIRVFRVLPEPFDLANGLLTPSMKLRRDAIVRRFAAEIEAMYQTSSRVPREYSTSEPSMWEDSDNVFR; encoded by the coding sequence ATGCACCAGTCCGAACCTTCTCCACCGGCTACCGCACTGATGCAGGGGGGACTCGCCGACAGTCTCTTCGACGCGGCCCGCCACACGCCCGGCCTTCCGCAGATCGCGCGCCGCCCCGACGCATCCACCACGGCTTGGACGCCGGTGACCGCCGCCGAGCTGTGGGGCGAGGCGGTCGATCTGGCGCGCGGGCTGGTCACGTCCGGCATCCGCCCCGGTGACCGCGTGGCCATCATGGCGCGTACGCGCTACGAGTGGACCGTGCTCTGCTATGCGCTGTGGGCGGTGGGCGCCGAGATCGTTCCGATCTATCCGACCTCCTCGCACGAGCAGGTCGCGTGGATCCTGAAGGACGCGCACTGCGTCGCCGTGGTGGTCGAGGACGAGCAGGGCGTCATGACGGTCGGCTCGGCGTGTGCCGCGCTCCCGTTCCTGCGCCACGTCTGGCAGTTGGACACCGGGGCGCTCGCGCATCTGGTCGAGCGGGGCCGGGCGATTCCGGCGACGACGGTCGACTCGCTCCGCCGGATCGTGCTGCCCGACTCGACCGCGGTCATCGCCTACACATCCGGCACGACGGGACCGCCCAGGGGCTGCGCCCTGACGCATCGCAGCCTGGCGAGCCCCTGCGACACGTATCTCGAAGGCTGGAGACACACGGCGGCTCCACCGGGCGAACAGCCGGCCATCCTCGCGTTTCTCCCCTTCTCCCACGTGTACGGCCTGATGATCCAGGGACTCTGTCTGCGGGGCGGCATCCTGATGGGGCACGAACCCGATCTGCGCGAGGAAGCGCTCTCGGCGGCCCTGTTGTCCTTCCGGCCGACCTTCCTGTACGCCGTTCCGTTCGTCTTCGAGAAGATCTACAAGAACTTCCTGCGGACGGCCCAGCAGACGGGCCGTGGCGCGCTGTTCGAGCGTGCCGTCCGCACCGCGCAGGATTTCGCCCTGGCCGAAGAACGTCGTCGGCTGGGCAGGGGCCCGGGACCCGGCTTCGATCTGCGGCTGCAGCACTCCCTCTACGAGAAGACGGTGTACAAGAAGCTGCGCGGCGCGCTGGGCGGAAGGGTGTGCGGCGCGGTGTCGGGTGGCTCGCCGCTGAATCGTGAACTCACCCTCTTCTACGCGGGAATCGGGATCCTCGTCCACGACGGATACGGTCTGACGGAGACCAGCGGAGGAATTACCGCACAGCCTGTGGGGCGTGAGAAGTTCGGAACGGTCGGACGCGCGCTGCCGGGAACGGACATTCATGTGGCCGACGACGGGGAGATCTTCGTGTCGGGGCCCTCGGTGTTCCAGGGATACATCAACGACGCACAGGCCACCCAGGCCTCGTTCCTGGACGGTTGGCTGGCCACGGGCGACATCGGGCGTCTGGACTCCGAGGGATATCTGACCATCACCGGCCGCAAGAAGGACATCATCATCACGAGCGGCGGAAAGAGTGTGGCCCCCGCGGCTCTCGAGGAGCGGCTGCGTGTCCACCCCCTCATCCACCAGGCCGTGGTGGTGGGTGACAACCGACCGTGTGTAGGGGCCCTCATCACTCTGGATCCCGAATTCGTCGCGCACTGGCGCGCGTCCCGGGCCAAGGGTGAAACACCGGTCCGGGACGCGCGCGAGGAGAACGAATTGCGGGAGGAAGTCAGACGCGCGGTCGCCGCGGCCAACAGCAGCGTGTCCCGCTCGGAATCCATTCGGGTGTTCCGGGTTCTCCCGGAGCCCTTCGATCTGGCCAATGGACTGCTGACGCCCTCGATGAAGTTGCGTCGGGACGCCATCGTTCGGCGGTTCGCCGCCGAGATCGAGGCGATGTATCAGACGTCTTCGCGGGTCCCGCGGGAGTACTCGACCAGTGAGCCCTCGATGTGGGAGGACTCGGACAACGTATTCCGGTGA
- a CDS encoding low affinity iron permease family protein — MTLQHPADRGGGRRGRFERLAESVSKLTSSPAFFMFCLGLVALTVAVHLAGLGLPWLLFAGDAMTAVTLLLLALLKNSELRAERAIQRKLDALAAALLEAHESAPGKAYEDLKSVNRIEDEI; from the coding sequence ATGACTCTTCAACATCCGGCCGATCGCGGCGGAGGCAGACGCGGCAGGTTCGAGCGGCTTGCGGAGTCCGTATCGAAGCTGACCAGCTCACCGGCCTTCTTCATGTTCTGCCTCGGGCTGGTCGCACTCACCGTGGCCGTCCATCTCGCCGGACTCGGATTGCCGTGGCTACTGTTCGCCGGCGATGCCATGACGGCGGTGACGCTGCTGCTTCTCGCACTGTTGAAGAACTCGGAACTACGGGCCGAGCGAGCGATCCAACGCAAACTCGACGCCCTCGCCGCCGCCCTGCTCGAAGCACACGAAAGCGCTCCCGGGAAAGCATACGAGGACCTCAAGTCCGTGAACCGAATAGAGGACGAGATCTGA
- a CDS encoding epoxide hydrolase family protein, whose amino-acid sequence MAATARFPLEPAPLHVPDAVLHDLKVRLRLTRWPDDAGNEDGYYGVSRSYLQELADHWLHHYDWRKAEAAINAYEHYKVNVQGVPVHFMRRPGVGPDPMPLILTHGWPWTFWHWSKVVDPLADPAAFGGDPADAFDVIVPSLPGFGFSTPLPDHPDMNFWKVADLWHTLMTGTLGHEKYAAGGCDVGALVTGQLGHKYADELHGIHIGSGLKLTFFNGDRAWDLSGGQPIPEGLPESVRRQLVAFERRFAVHLAAHVLAPSTLAHGLSDSPVGLLAWILERWAKWSDNHGDVENVFSKDDLLTHATIFWVNNAIGTSMRYYANANRYPWTPSHDRHPVIEAPTGITFVGYENPPGVTTTEQRLQNWLSSDRADWYNHVNLTAHDSGGHFIPWESPDAWVDDLRRTFRNRRHTTASEGGGG is encoded by the coding sequence ATGGCAGCCACAGCGCGCTTCCCACTGGAACCGGCTCCCCTCCACGTCCCCGACGCCGTCCTCCACGACCTCAAGGTGCGGCTACGGCTTACGAGATGGCCCGACGACGCGGGCAACGAAGACGGGTACTACGGCGTCAGCCGCAGCTACCTCCAGGAGCTCGCCGACCACTGGCTCCATCACTACGACTGGCGCAAGGCCGAAGCCGCGATCAACGCCTACGAGCACTACAAGGTGAACGTCCAGGGCGTTCCGGTCCACTTCATGCGCAGGCCGGGCGTCGGCCCCGACCCCATGCCGCTCATCCTCACGCACGGCTGGCCCTGGACGTTCTGGCACTGGTCGAAAGTCGTCGACCCCCTCGCCGACCCCGCGGCTTTCGGCGGCGACCCGGCCGACGCCTTCGACGTCATCGTCCCCTCCCTGCCCGGCTTCGGCTTCTCCACCCCGCTTCCGGACCACCCCGACATGAACTTCTGGAAGGTCGCCGACCTCTGGCACACCCTGATGACCGGCACGCTCGGCCACGAGAAGTACGCCGCCGGCGGCTGCGACGTCGGGGCCCTCGTCACCGGCCAGCTCGGGCACAAGTACGCCGACGAACTGCACGGCATCCACATCGGCTCCGGCCTGAAGCTCACCTTCTTCAACGGCGACCGGGCCTGGGACCTCAGCGGCGGGCAACCGATCCCCGAGGGCCTGCCCGAGTCCGTGCGCCGGCAACTGGTCGCCTTCGAGCGGCGTTTCGCCGTCCATCTGGCGGCCCACGTCCTCGCCCCGAGCACCCTTGCCCACGGGCTCTCCGACTCACCGGTCGGGCTGCTCGCCTGGATCCTGGAGCGCTGGGCGAAGTGGAGCGACAATCACGGCGACGTGGAGAACGTCTTCTCCAAGGACGACCTCCTCACCCACGCCACGATCTTCTGGGTCAACAACGCCATCGGAACGTCGATGCGCTACTACGCCAATGCCAACCGCTACCCCTGGACCCCCTCCCACGACCGCCACCCGGTCATCGAGGCACCCACCGGCATCACCTTCGTCGGCTACGAGAACCCACCCGGCGTCACCACCACCGAACAGCGCCTGCAGAACTGGCTCTCCAGCGACCGCGCCGACTGGTACAACCACGTCAACCTCACCGCCCACGACAGCGGCGGCCACTTCATCCCATGGGAATCCCCGGACGCCTGGGTCGACGACCTGCGCCGCACGTTCCGCAACCGACGCCACACGACGGCGTCGGAAGGAGGAGGCGGCTGA